The genomic region AAGTTTTTCAGAAACCCACAACGCTTTGATATGACACGAGGAAGCTTCCAGACAGTatcctgtttttgtgttttttccccagcACATATTTGCAATCGGATACGCATCCACACTTCTGATCAAGTTGCCATATTTCATACCCTGAGGCCAGAGGAGCTGTGTACACAATCTTAATGTTAGCCTCCCTTGTTTTTGAAGATGCAGTTTTCCCCAAAAACTGTTGTGCGGCACATGATTTGAAGAATGGACTAAAAAGAAGTCTTTATTAGGGGCCGGAGCTTGAGAGagaagggtggtggtggtggtgggggggtgttaAAACAAAGATGTGCAGTGTTTTCCAGTGGGAGGATGGGTGGTaagcaggcagagagagagagagagagagagagagagagagagagagagagagagagagagagagagagagactgctggGGGATGTCTGATGTCACCTGGTAGGGAGCAATGAAAGCTGCTGGTTACCCTATCCCACATAAAAGTCTGGCAGTAGGCTGAGGCTTTAGGGAAGCTTGGCAGAACTGCCGCATTAAACAGGAACAAACATCACACaccgtctctgtctgtctcttatgTCAAGACGTCTGGGAGACGGAGCCTGTTTACATGGAACGCTGTCAGCGCTTGTTTCCAATGCACTGCAAAGACAACCGAGATCTAATGCCTTATCACTTCCCCTGTCAGCCTGCTTGAAGTGTTGGTCCCACACATGCAGTGTTTTCGTCTACCTCCCTCCCCCCATAGCCAACATCACACACTGCCGTGGATGTGGATGCACGACAGGTTTCAGGTGTATACGCCACTGGTGGAAAGCAAGGAACGCTTCCCCCCCCAAAGTGCTAACACATTCGGGCGGCCTCCGGAGCCGTTTGTGATCTGATAGTGAAAGAATGAGAGCTGCTAGATGCCAGAGCTAAGTTAATTACACATGTGGTGGGCAGATTTGAGCCCGACACCGTGGGCGATGGGGATGGAGATGCCATGTGTTTCGACATTAAACTTGCAGACTGTGGTCAGACCcagctttgctctctctcatTAGCTCTCCCAAATGGATGtaatggaggtgtgtgtgtggagcggggggggggggggggggggggggggggggggggagccatgTGTTCACCATAAGCGCTGGTTCTCTCTTCGTGCAGTCAGCAAGACGTCTCCTGATATCTGAATTTTAATTAGAGACGGGGCTGTCTTTTGGCAGTCGGTTTATTGGCTTCATTTCATTACAGTGGAGGCTGAATCCCGTCTTTCATTTGGAGGTGCCTCTACCTTGCTCTGCAGCCTCATGGGAACGGGGATGAGAAGAATCAATGGTTGCTTTTGATGTTCCTCGGAGCTGCGTAACAGTGTCTGTGTGAACTCCCTCATCCTTACATACTGCCCTTCATTAGGGGACTGCGCTACAAAGCGGGGGAGATGAAAGCATCCAGCGCAGGAGGGAAACAACAACTTGGCTACACGAACCAAAAAAAGAAGGATGCATGGGGACGCACGAACGCTCCTGTCGTCTCTagatttctgtgatttaaggtTGCTGCCTGTTTGGGGCCCGGGGAGTGGTACCAGTTTTCTGCACCTCTCCCAGCAGCCTTCCGGCAAACCCACCTCCATCCCACCAGGAACTGAAGTCAGCAATAGATAGGCCCTATCTCCTTTCAAACACATCgcatcctcctctgcctcctctcttaTCTGCATTTCTCCCCTTCCATCTTTGTTCCTCTTATGTTTCCTTCCCTCCGTTCCCCCTTTGTGCTCCCTTTCCTCcgctttattatttattctttattcctcCCGTTTTACTTCCTGCCCCTCTTCTGTGtcgctcccctcctcctcctcctcctcttcctcttcctcctctcccagaGGCTCGATTCCCATTCTTTCgctgtgttctctctgtgtctccggtGGCCAATTTGCAGTGGGAGGTGTCCGAGCCTTGACCCTGAGACCCAAGCGGCTCCCCCCTTCAGCAGTGAAGGTCAATGCCTAGATTACAGGCTGGAGGTATCATCCTCAGAAGTGAGGAATAATCACGGGGTATAAGATTGTTAAATAGAACCACAGGCCCTGGCGCTGTCATTACTCtgagaaagaggggaagagggaaggaagggggggggttcACCTAAACGCATGCAGATGTTCCGACTCTCGCTTGAGCCTCCGCTCTGTTGAAGGTACATGGAGTTCTTTTGTTTTCGAGCATCtatctgttttttatttgtctcgTTTCAGTGGGCCCCCTTGATTCAGTCTGGTGAGATTTtatttcaaagtgtgtgtggagcagcttAGAGGAAAGAGAATGACGTAAACAACTTGAATCATTTGTTGTTTAAATACTTGTGGTTTATACTTTTTTTATACTGTGCTGCACTTAATTTTCATTGTTTCCACAATCCAGTTGTAagaatggctgtgtgtgtgtgtgtgtgtgtgtgtgtgtgtgtgtgtatgtgtgtgtgcatggagaCCCTCTGTATTAGCACATGTGCTGGATGGTTATGAATGCATTGTGGTTCTGTTTTATGCAGGATATAGATTATTCACATATGACGGTGGAGCCTTtttccccttcctccccctctgccCCACTTTTGTTTTATGGCATTGGAATTGTGTATTTAATCAGTCCCATCCTATCTGCATGGAAATTTCCATCTGGCAATTATTCTCCattcaaaataaatacacacatgttgCTGAGAGCTCATTGTGAGGTTTGTTTTACATAAACCATAAACTCCGAGTCAAGTTTTCaatgagaaacacaacaaaacttttttttcttttttcctaaaCCCTGGACCTCTTCCATCAAACACTTCTCAGTGGGTTCCATGTCAGGCAGGATGAGAATAAACAGCTcgggagagcaagagagagaaagagctcaGATGATGAAGTGcattaaggttttttttttttgatggaTGCGAGAGGTCCATTTGAAGGGCTTGGAGGAATCTTGAAAGCTTGGCTGCGGCTGCGCCCGCTGTATCCCAGACAGTGAAACACAATAAGCGTGCAGATGTTCAAAGTGTTTGGCGGCGCTGGAGCCTCCAGCCCGCTCCCTCTCATCTGAGTAGGAAATGCTTCAGCTGgaactgtttgttttctctgtgtctgtggtctGAACTGTAGATTCACTTACatctctgaccccccccccctcccctctcctcctcctcctctcttcccttgTCCCAGGAGTTCTCAAATGGTGGGCTGAAGCAAGGACGATTCACAGATCAACACTGTCCCCTAGAGGGTAGGTGGAGAACGATGTCTTTTCACTCATTGATAAGCTTTGTGCGGAAAAACAATCCTTGAATATTTTATGGCGCAGGGAAGAGATTCGACGTTGTATGAAAGATTAGTATGTATGAGTAATTGGTATGGATGACTCCATAAATAACACAGCATGAAACATGGTAAATATAGATCTGTATACCATTCACAAAGTGCATGTTATTTCAGGATACTTGAGTAATTTTGCATGATGAAAAAAGCAGTTTTGTCATCTGCCTAAGTTTTCATTACAACTAAAGAAGCTTCATGGACCATAGAAAGTACTGCTCTGTGCACTTATTATTTACATGAGGCTAACCTCAGAAATGCAATCACATGATACCCAATACTAAACAAAAGACTGTAAAGGATTTCCTAGGCAACACAAGCACATTTTAAAAATCCTTCTATAATCTCATCTGTAATCAGAGTTTGAACAGTTAAAAGTACGAAATCAAGATGTTACAGTTACATTTTGTGGTCTAGTATATATAGAGCCAAAAAGAGACACTAATGCACATGTATTatggaaacaaaaagagaaatggatttatttatttatagtctttcgtatgtaccacatttataagCAAAGGAACAATGGGGATCTAAGTGAAATTTTTGATGTGGTGAGGCCTTTAGTTTTTCTCCGTAAGAGAAGCACACAAACTTTTGCCTAATTTCCTGGTGAGAAAACACTACTTTTGTTCAGAACTTGAATGTTTCCTCTTGCGTCGACAGTGGTTCTTCCTCCGGAGAAAGCTGAGGGTTGCGAGAGCTACCTGCAGTACCTGCACgcggaggacagagagagagaggtactCAGAGATGCCTCCAAAGCCAACGGGAAGAAACGCATCAGTCTGGATGTAAGCAGTGACTGATTGTGATTTGCATGAGCTGTGTGTCGAGTTAAATTAACCTTCCAGGCCTGTTCTGCAAGAGGTTCCATATTGACCTAACGTGGAGATTCCTTTACTTGCTTCTAATTACACCTCAGTTGCATTAGTtgcattaataattattaaggGGGAGCGTTTATTCCTATTTATCTAGTCATGAAGACCTGGACATGGTTTTACAGCACCAAATGAGCCACAGGCAATGTGGAACAAGACATAAGCTAGAGACCATTTTtttaactcactcactcactccagCCGCTTAACCTTAGTAGTTAGAGCTTGCATTCATTTCTTAGAGACCTACCATAACCCTCAGTGTAACCACCACTTGCCTAACCCTACTCCTAGCCTAAAATTGGATTTTCTCCAATTTGAGAACACAGATTTTGTCCCCAGTTGGACGTAGCCATCCCGAATTTATTGACCTCAAGTCTACAACAATACCATTCATGCCGTCTTGGCTGGGGCAGATCAGTTGTTTCAACAGCGAACCGGTCTTGCTTCACATGACAGGACTTTTCAAGTCAGGAAAAGGTCTCTCCTAGGTCATGCGCTCAGAGCTGGGAGTGTTgaaactgttgtgtgtttcgGTGAGTGAAAGTTATTTAAACAtgggttagaaaataaatgcatGGTGGGTAACCTCTATCCAAGCCACCGCTGGGTGCCCCTCACCCGCGCGCACAGAACATCTGTCTGTATGTTGATACTGCTCCACACCATATCCTGATTGAATTTCGGGGGccaataaatagaaaaaatagaTTGTAATGTTTAGACTTGGATGTTTTGGAGAAGTGCTTAGATCTGTCCTTGGTGATCACTGCTGGATATGTGAGCTGGGGAGATGTTATAGAACCGTAAAGCGCTGGTTCTCTCTCTGGGGTCTCCTCCCTTGTAAATGTATACTGGCTTTCGAAACAGTGTCAGCGCTGCACCGTGCCTGCAGCAGGGCCTATATTCcagatgtttatttttccaATTATGGCCATGTTACTGGATACATCTGAATCAATGTTACTGCCAAAAAGTTGTAACTGAGAGTGGTTGCGCTCACTTTTCCTGGAAGAAGTCATAGTGGACAGGATTTTATTGATAAATTCAGCACCATCCTGTCAGCTCTCCGTACATCTTTCTTTGGATATATAAGTAAACACAAAAATTTGATTTCTAGGTTGTTGATCTTGCTTATTTTTGCTTTGTAAGGACGTCTTTAAAATCACCTGAAGATAAATCTCAAACATTCAGAATAAGTATGGGAGTGAATCTTGTGTACtttgctgccccctgctgtagAAAATAGTGCTTAGTTTAGTCTTCAGCTCAATGTTtgcaaaaatgtacatttatagTATGTTAGTATATAAAAGATATTCagctcatgtgtttgtgtctacagGACTTGGAGTGTGATGTGTCTGTGGAGGACGACAATCGTCAGGAATGGATCTTCACCCTCTATGACTTCGACAACAGTGGGAAAGTCACAAAGGAGGTGAATATGTTGTAGCTGTCTTTACTCCCCTTGTCATTCTCTATCTGAGCTCCTTGGTGTATACTACAGAGTACTTCTCGTCATATTGATGATATTGATCGAATACCAACAGTGTGCTCTTCCTGTCGCTATAGGACATGTCCAGTCTGATGCACACCATCTATGATGTAGTGGACGCCTCAGTGAATCACTCCTGCCACAACAAGAGCAAGACCCTGCGGGTCAAGCTGACCGTCACTCCAGAGCCAAGGTGCCACCGAAGAGAAACAGGAGCAGGTAAAGGAGATTGAAAACGGAAATTTACGactaaaagtaatttttgtTTCAAATATACAGTGTGACATCTCAGGATGTCGCATAGATTTGTAGATTTAGGGGGGATAGTTTTAATTCTGAAACCCAAATCTTACCACTCAGTACAGTGTAGTGGGGGTTAACGTTGTTTTTGTACTCGCAAACAGTCTCTGTTCTTATGTTCGTGCAGTGCACTAAACAATTAGCAGGAGTGGCCTGTACCGTCACACATTTTTCTGTAAATGTTTAGATTTGTTCTCCCTTGTCAATGGTCTGCATGTATGTTTGGACCTATCAGCTACTCACTGAAATAAGTGAGTGATTATGTGAATTAGCAAATGTAACAAATAATTATGGTCAAAGTGGATTTTATGTAAAAACCCAATCTCTTTGTCAGTAAATTTGGATGTTGCTAAACCCTTTGTGCTGTTCTGATTTTCTGTGTTCTCTTTTTAGATCGCAGTCACCAGGACGAGGGGGGGCGCGCAGCTGACAAACGACTGTCTGCATACATCAGGTCAGTTCCTGCCCAGGATAAatgcttttgtgtgtttaatcagCTCATACAGATAAGATGGGTAAAAGTGTTGGCcacttatatatatttatatatgtatatttcttTTCCATTTTCAGCAGCAAAGGGCAGAGCAATGAGGCGCCGGCCACTGAGGGTCAGCATTACTGTGTGGATGagaacacagagaggaggaatcACTACCTGGACCTGGCTGGTATAGAGAACTACACCTCCAGATTTGATGGTAAGTGTCTGTCCATCGTGTGTTGTACCCTGCTGGTTGTTGTGAATGTACTTAATGTACAATATTAAGTCTTCATGATTATATTACAATGACAAACTGACCTTCTGTCTCTGCCTGCAGGCATCACCCCTGTCTACCCTCCCCAGGAGCCTCAGGGACGGGGCTCCCAGAGCCAGAGCCAAAGCCAGAGCCAGAGCCGCTCCCGCTCCCAGGAACCAGAGCCACAAGTTGTTCACCAGCGCCGCTCACAAGTCATCAGCGATAGCTACAACCCCACCGAGTCTCGAAGCAGGGGCACGCAGTACCTCAAATCTCCCAAAGGAAACTACAAGGGAAGCGGAGGAAATAACGGGCTCAGCGGAGGCGGCAAATCCACTAAATGTCATGGCTACCACCCCGCTATGCAAACTACAGCAGGCCACGGAGGTCAGGATGTGTACCACTTACCGCACCAAGCCCAACCCTCCAGCCACCATCAGCACCCTTTGCAATACAGCCACAGTAAGCGCCTGAGGGCCAGAACCAGGGAGACCCTGTCCCCGACCAAAAACCCTCAGTCGCAGCCGCAGCAGCAACCTCCTGTGCTGCCCAGCATGGAGAGAGAGCAGGCGTCTGGCCCCCCTGGGAGCCCGGGGTTTGTGGTGCCCATGGTCCAACGCCACGagcaccaccatcaccacgaacaccaccaccaccaccactaccaccattaccaccagacatgACCGCCCTCAGTGTGCAGTGACTCAAACTGTACAGGACCAACCACAAGCGACCACACCAGTCTAAAGGACTTGACGTCATCCCACGGGAGAGTCTCACTTTCTGTCCAGGATCTTTATATTCTCTTGCAAGCTATACAGATATATCCTGAGATTAGATGTACTGAGGAACGGTGCCTGTGTGATGCCAGATGATAAAGGACCAGAAGGATGTATTCAGAAGTTATTGTGTAATAACAAAATACGTGTGGCACAGCTTTGAAGTTTTTTGTGGATATTCCCGCTGGGACTGCTGCGATCAGTACCTGTTTTCAGTAAGGGCACAAATACCAGGAAGAAACGGATCGAAGGACGCCCTTTTCCCTCTTGTTGCTGTTGGTTGAAGTCCCAGGAAGCTTTACTGTATATCAGAGTAgttgtgttgttctgtgtgAGACCTTTCCAAAACACGGATCTCAGGTGTAAAAGGTGCTGCTGCTCTCAAGCTTTTCACAGAGGCGTCCTCCTCTGGGGGGCCGGATGTGGACTGAGGGGCTTCCTGtttggggagggagggagtatAAAATCACCACTGCCAGTTTTAATGCAAAAATATCTTGctatatgtataaaaaaaatctatatatgtaaacacatttttattgtataattattatactgtatatgcatATTTCATCATGGATATATTAtgcatatatgtattttttgtcttttatatattttaataaacattATATAGTTCATTCATGTTGTTGCAGCTACAGTTTATTTCTGCTAAATtgattgagtgtgtgtctgcctcctcTGTGCAGGTAAAAATATATCGACAGCTAAATTTTATATTATTAGTTGAgatttaaatatgaattcaatCTAATActttgttgtggatccagagcAAATAATAGCCTGTTTGAAaagtgtttgacattttaaattcatGGGAATAAATTAGGCTTATACTTTGCACACAATAGATTCAATAAGAACAATGTTGTGGTCGTTTGatcacgttcatattgtagcgtcctcgcgtatagacgacaggaaactccgacactcctatcagccaccactgtattcttcactccccttcctcattcacccttgctacgccaactcatcagccaatgagagcctgccatcccacaaaaccctacagcccttggcctagaactgtcacgtggcccacccctacctgttcactgaccctcaggacatttcaatactttctcctcaggagagacgctgtctaaatcgaatgctttcaccatgtcgttgctcagtgcccgtaaaatgtccgcgatgtagcctaacctaaaccaactaaatcgacttcgcactacgttacccatcactcatggcacacatatgcagaccaaacaagcaacgtattccaggtgttttcttctctggccagtgtctcggctccgaacCGTAGTTGGGAGCTCAGCTCACTggtcagggccggccctggcaatgttggcgccctaggcaagatttcaaattggcaccccccaacatacacacgcaaactgtcattCATCCCCAAGAAGTTTTGGACTGTAAAcaggtgcacacacaggcagacaaatttgtaagctataaaaaactataaaaagatataataaaaaatatcaaaagagtcctgtactgatagcatatcatgtcatgtcgacacatataaacattaatgatgtccacaatcggggtgattcttacctctatattgttctttcttctcctcctctactttgcggtgctttctgaattgtgcacctgttaatttaatctttttttgattcatctttgactctaaccgcagtctatcaGCGTGTAcatcagggacacacctgaggcggaagcgcaacttctgtgcgagccgccgcctgactgttcacacagggagccatcctggaggatgttttagatgctggcttgcctgtccacggagccacgggtggtgaaatcagcaaatgtccctactatgctgccaaaagGAGTAGGTTTTCATactttgtatgcatcatgctgctatgaggaacaTAGGAACATAggaattccagattcattcactagactggcactcagtagagctcaacagagctatgttcatctctgatccatgcagcttccttctaccaagttgtgtggttattggtccagtagtttattacataaacctgttgactgacaaatcagagatgaaaacataacctccttagcagaggtaataaaacctccacacatTCATCAAGGAAATGTgaccaacattaataattattagaaacacaacaggaaatctgttgtatatatttaatattttcgagaatatctaaatagttgacgtTAAAGATTCTtgatattaaagattttattttatggACAAccttagttaatcacaagctgcacaaaccaagctagagcagcagaggaacccagcagccagcagggggcaggctCAGGACATCACaacagactgtgattcttgtaaggcgtccgaAGTCAAGGTTAGAaagtactgggttattctctaacaataggtttttaaagtatgttaaatcatccagtatctaaaagccaataatataaaagtaacttttaagtaaggctgtcaaatatatgtagtaaagtagaaatagTTTTCTCTGAAGAaaatgacacggacacacacacacgataatttgtacATCCTCTTAGCATGCTTGGTTCCTTCTAGCAATCAtcaggcggtgtggcctagtcggtagagCGTCCGTTCTCGAACAAGAAAGACACAGGtttgaatcccactctttcccatcttcaAGCTGGCAGTATACTGATCTCCCAAATGTGGGAGGATTTCTCCTATTAATTGctaaatatcttacactatgtaaaattaaatatgaaaacaggaataaaaaaataaaaattcctgCGCATtggtcttctgcgcaggatgtgcgcaataggcttctgcgcaggatgtacGCGCGCAGTTTTTCCCCcccatttaattaatttaattcttttatatttaattttttcatctgcatcatttctcctatggaggaccatccattacttaagtaaaaataaataaataaataaatgtataaataaatacagaaataaataaaaaaggaaatgaattaattaatacagaaataagtgaataaatatgttaataacaaaagaaatgtcaaaagaaatgtcttaaatatatttgcacatttatttattgcctgatacatttccttttcatttgcagtgtccttatgctaaagagaaaggcgggcctaactagagactgaggttaggccctcctttctcattagcataaggacactgaaatcgaaaaataaaagttggaataaatgtggaaataaataaataaatgttgaaataaatgcagaattatataaatcaatgtcttaaacttatttccacattatttatttatttccacatttattccaacttttatttattccgtgatatatttccttttcattttcagtgtccttatgctaacgAGAAAGgagggcctaacctcagtctcgagcaggattggtcaactgagctacacacacacagcccctgcgctgctccacacactcgctcagagacacgggcagtgactgagacttgagctcttcaccgtgaaacagtcggttagtgactttgtagaacagtggaaacacagagtttctctggtcacatctgctcagagatcagcggcttcatgatcagagcagaagctgcaggtggtttgtaccgagctggagtttctgtttcctcctcctcctctcggctcgctccttgtgctcagtacaacacgtgacgctcacagtcaggactaccgacacctaaatcatcccaataaaaaataacctgaaCTAACCtgtgaacttgaactagttcattttaagtgtgaactggctcaacgctgcaaacagctactggacaccagcattgagaggcagaagtagtagggctggatcattacactcctgtgaccaatcctgcatgagactacggttaggcccgcctttctcattagcataaggacactgcaaatgaaaaggaaatgtatcaggcaataaataaatgtgcaaatatatttaagacatttcttttgacatttcttttgttattaacatatttattcacttcttctgtattaatttatttatttccttatttatttatttctgtatttatttatacatttatttatttatttatttttacttaagtcatgtatggtcctccat from Pleuronectes platessa chromosome 10, fPlePla1.1, whole genome shotgun sequence harbors:
- the nkd2b gene encoding protein naked cuticle homolog 2-like isoform X1; the encoded protein is MGKLQSKHACKRRENPEGDSFVVNAFLRKGMEECERYNATDHKLKNMQEFSNGGLKQGRFTDQHCPLEVVLPPEKAEGCESYLQYLHAEDREREVLRDASKANGKKRISLDDLECDVSVEDDNRQEWIFTLYDFDNSGKVTKEDMSSLMHTIYDVVDASVNHSCHNKSKTLRVKLTVTPEPRCHRRETGADRSHQDEGGRAADKRLSAYISSKGQSNEAPATEGQHYCVDENTERRNHYLDLAGIENYTSRFDGITPVYPPQEPQGRGSQSQSQSQSQSRSRSQEPEPQVVHQRRSQVISDSYNPTESRSRGTQYLKSPKGNYKGSGGNNGLSGGGKSTKCHGYHPAMQTTAGHGGQDVYHLPHQAQPSSHHQHPLQYSHSKRLRARTRETLSPTKNPQSQPQQQPPVLPSMEREQASGPPGSPGFVVPMVQRHEHHHHHEHHHHHHYHHYHQT
- the nkd2b gene encoding protein naked cuticle homolog 2-like isoform X2; the encoded protein is MGKLQSKHACKRRENPEGDSFVVNAFLRKGMEECERYNATDHKLKNMQEFSNGGLKQGRFTDQHCPLEVVLPPEKAEGCESYLQYLHAEDREREVLRDASKANGKKRISLDDLECDVSVEDDNRQEWIFTLYDFDNSGKVTKEDMSSLMHTIYDVVDASVNHSCHNKSKTLRVKLTVTPEPRCHRRETGADRSHQDEGGRAADKRLSAYISKGQSNEAPATEGQHYCVDENTERRNHYLDLAGIENYTSRFDGITPVYPPQEPQGRGSQSQSQSQSQSRSRSQEPEPQVVHQRRSQVISDSYNPTESRSRGTQYLKSPKGNYKGSGGNNGLSGGGKSTKCHGYHPAMQTTAGHGGQDVYHLPHQAQPSSHHQHPLQYSHSKRLRARTRETLSPTKNPQSQPQQQPPVLPSMEREQASGPPGSPGFVVPMVQRHEHHHHHEHHHHHHYHHYHQT